Proteins co-encoded in one Chitinophagales bacterium genomic window:
- a CDS encoding class I SAM-dependent DNA methyltransferase: MNQSVHNKLVSFIWSIADDCLRDVYVRGKYRDVILPMVVLRRLDALLEPTKDKVMEELAFQKNEMEFTEWDERGLKDASGYVFYNISEWTLQRLKDTASNSQQILQANFDEYLKGFSPNVKEIIDKFKLQSQVKHMANKDVLLDVLEKFTSTHINLTPFEKEDPEGRKLPPLSNLGMGYVFEELIRKFNEENNEEAGEHFTPREVIDLMTHIVFEPVKDNLPPVMTIYDPACGSGGMLTESQNFVKDEEGTIQATGDVYLYGKEINDETYAICKSDMMIKGNSPENIRVGSTLSTDEFSGSTFDFMLSNPPYGKSWSSELKYIKDGKDIIDPRFIVTLNDYWGNAQEEDATPRSSDGQLLFLMEMVSKMKPLSQSPYGSRIASVHNGSSLFTGDAGGGESNIRRYLIENDLLDCIIQMPNNLFYNTGITTYIWIVSNNKTPKRKGKVLLIDASQRYAKLRKNLGNKNCEFTPDHIREILNAYTAFENVERQGEDGLAAKVFDNADFGYFKVSIDRPQRLKAQFTQERIAELRYDKYLREPMMHAYTSYGEKVYTELKTIEKELLQWCEQNDIELNAKKRKTLTATATWKKQKNLLDIATLLLQSIGTAEYSDFNVFADLVDKALKTQKIKVSASEKNAIFNAVTWYDETAEKVIKKKQKLTGDKLSELLQHLNATAEQLPDYGYYPSGKKDEYILYESESSLRDNENIPLKENIHDYFLREVKPHVAEAWIDLDKTKIGYEISFNKYFYQHQPLRSLEVVSREILELEQESEGLIMDILNLV, encoded by the coding sequence ATGAACCAATCCGTCCACAACAAACTCGTTTCTTTCATTTGGTCAATAGCAGACGACTGCCTACGAGATGTCTATGTCAGAGGAAAATACCGTGATGTCATACTGCCGATGGTCGTTTTGAGGCGATTAGATGCCCTGCTCGAACCTACCAAAGATAAGGTGATGGAAGAATTGGCGTTTCAGAAAAATGAAATGGAATTTACCGAATGGGATGAAAGAGGATTGAAGGATGCAAGCGGATATGTATTCTACAATATCAGCGAATGGACGCTCCAAAGGCTCAAAGATACCGCAAGCAACAGCCAACAAATTCTGCAAGCCAATTTTGACGAATACCTCAAAGGATTCAGCCCCAATGTCAAGGAAATCATAGACAAATTCAAGCTCCAAAGCCAAGTCAAACACATGGCGAACAAGGATGTATTGTTGGACGTATTGGAGAAATTCACCTCTACCCACATCAACCTTACCCCCTTTGAAAAAGAAGACCCCGAAGGCAGAAAACTCCCACCGCTTTCCAATTTGGGCATGGGCTATGTCTTTGAAGAACTGATACGCAAATTCAACGAAGAAAACAACGAGGAAGCAGGGGAACATTTCACCCCAAGAGAAGTCATTGACCTTATGACACACATCGTTTTTGAGCCTGTCAAGGACAATTTGCCGCCTGTCATGACCATTTATGACCCCGCTTGCGGTTCGGGAGGGATGCTCACCGAATCCCAAAACTTTGTGAAGGACGAAGAAGGCACGATTCAAGCCACAGGAGATGTCTATTTGTACGGCAAGGAAATCAACGATGAAACTTACGCCATCTGCAAATCCGACATGATGATAAAAGGCAACAGCCCCGAAAACATCCGTGTGGGTTCTACGCTTTCTACTGATGAATTTTCGGGTTCGACCTTCGATTTTATGCTCTCCAATCCGCCTTATGGCAAGTCTTGGAGCAGTGAATTGAAGTACATCAAGGATGGCAAAGACATCATAGACCCACGCTTTATCGTCACCCTCAATGATTATTGGGGCAATGCCCAAGAAGAAGATGCCACGCCCCGTTCTTCCGATGGTCAGTTGCTGTTTTTGATGGAAATGGTCAGCAAAATGAAGCCTTTGAGCCAAAGCCCTTATGGTTCTCGCATTGCATCGGTTCACAACGGTTCGAGCCTATTCACAGGCGATGCGGGAGGTGGCGAAAGCAATATCAGGCGGTATTTGATTGAAAATGACCTGCTCGACTGCATCATCCAAATGCCCAACAACTTGTTCTACAACACTGGCATTACGACCTATATTTGGATAGTGAGCAACAACAAAACGCCCAAGCGCAAGGGCAAAGTGCTGCTGATAGATGCCTCTCAACGCTATGCCAAATTGCGGAAAAATCTCGGCAACAAAAACTGTGAATTTACGCCCGACCATATCCGTGAAATCCTCAACGCCTACACCGCTTTTGAAAATGTGGAACGGCAAGGCGAAGACGGTTTGGCAGCAAAGGTGTTTGACAATGCCGACTTTGGTTACTTCAAGGTGAGCATTGACCGCCCCCAACGCCTCAAAGCCCAATTCACCCAAGAACGCATAGCCGAACTCCGCTACGACAAATACCTGCGTGAACCGATGATGCACGCCTACACTAGCTACGGCGAAAAAGTCTATACCGAACTCAAAACCATTGAAAAGGAACTCCTCCAATGGTGTGAGCAAAACGACATCGAACTCAATGCCAAAAAACGCAAAACCCTCACTGCCACAGCGACTTGGAAAAAACAAAAAAACCTGCTCGACATCGCTACCCTACTACTGCAATCCATTGGCACAGCCGAATACAGCGACTTCAATGTGTTTGCCGACTTGGTGGACAAAGCACTGAAAACCCAAAAAATAAAAGTGTCTGCTTCCGAAAAAAATGCCATCTTCAATGCCGTCACTTGGTACGATGAAACAGCCGAAAAGGTCATTAAAAAGAAACAAAAACTCACAGGCGACAAGCTCTCCGAACTGCTGCAACACCTCAACGCAACAGCCGAACAATTGCCCGATTATGGCTATTATCCAAGCGGCAAAAAGGACGAATACATCCTCTATGAAAGCGAAAGCAGCCTCCGAGACAATGAAAACATTCCATTGAAGGAAAATATACACGACTATTTTTTGAGAGAAGTCAAACCGCACGTAGCAGAGGCATGGATTGATTTGGACAAAACCA
- a CDS encoding formylglycine-generating enzyme family protein, which yields MNSKLNRTYMSLKQNYPFEIFKHLPHTQMLFIEGTGDTPFNMGDEYGDVRDRGNVRQVHPVHLSDFYLAQYPVTQALWYEVMKGTELAEPSAFKSKNRPVEQVSWDDICGEGGFLERLNQIPHIRALNEKYEKQFRLPTEAQWEYAARGGKNRHTHSYKYAGSNHLKEVGWYDTNSHQSTQPVGLKMPNSLDLYDMSGNVREWCTDHWHGYSEGLKNGDKAVEKEGERRRLVRGGSWDYFDDFCRVAIRFRNYLSDRNYYYGCRLSWY from the coding sequence ATGAATAGCAAACTGAACAGAACCTATATGTCTCTAAAACAAAATTATCCCTTTGAAATTTTCAAACACCTACCCCACACCCAAATGCTATTCATTGAAGGCACAGGCGATACCCCCTTCAATATGGGTGACGAATATGGGGATGTCCGTGATAGGGGGAATGTACGTCAAGTTCACCCTGTGCACTTATCCGATTTTTATTTGGCTCAATATCCCGTCACACAAGCCCTATGGTATGAGGTCATGAAAGGTACAGAACTTGCCGAACCTTCCGCTTTCAAAAGCAAAAACCGCCCCGTAGAGCAGGTCAGTTGGGATGATATTTGTGGAGAAGGCGGATTTTTGGAACGACTGAACCAAATTCCCCACATTCGAGCATTGAACGAAAAATACGAAAAGCAGTTTCGGCTACCCACCGAAGCCCAATGGGAATATGCCGCAAGAGGGGGCAAAAACCGCCACACCCATTCCTACAAATATGCTGGCAGCAACCACCTCAAAGAAGTCGGATGGTACGATACCAACAGTCATCAATCAACGCAGCCTGTGGGCTTAAAAATGCCGAATAGCTTGGACTTATACGACATGAGTGGAAATGTGAGGGAGTGGTGTACCGACCATTGGCACGGCTATTCAGAAGGGCTAAAAAACGGAGACAAAGCCGTAGAAAAGGAAGGTGAAAGAAGGCGCTTGGTTCGTGGCGGGTCTTGGGACTACTTTGACGACTTCTGCCGTGTGGCTATCCGCTTCAGGAACTACCTCAGCGATCGTAACTACTACTACGGATGTCGTTTATCCTGGTACTAA
- a CDS encoding COR domain-containing protein: MTHEQLLKQLFGEDTTFKQQANLQDLRGEHHPQSYVCNDAGEIIGLIARELEGLINIELEDAFYELQYLNLSDNPSLQTVQIKTSLPHLIHLDCSDSRLKKLSLATNFESLQTLDVSRNQLEKITFKGNFPKLELIDLSGNQLQQFTAPSGTTKLQHLYLNNNQFTSFHLQKPLPHLITLGLKNNQFTNVPLDFLKPFPSIESLHLYGNQLPPALQGNIESSEYKNNLAFIQRYFREMGGNPQQDNECKVLLLGNGNVGKTTFAERLIYNRFKEVRETTHAIDVKLDPYLFDGNQLNIWDFGGQDIYHATHRLFMQSNAIYLLFWDMVTEDKPQDERKEGGEIRCYDNHSKSYWLHYANLLGKESPVVLIQTKTEKKGHQFHYPQAEYDEFHHLFPYFDALDFKASIEDWNKNGLNKILASIKAAIEYTKGKAKIPEAYYKLRKAIRERQKNDEKYLSIEDYLKDVKKINSEVAAPIEDPMDVLENWLSKTGVVLFKKGLFHNRIILNQSEVIEAVYTLFKPGTEFYKDIQAKDGQFSGKDLEKAWKKEHPDRAEQDLLLSLMLTCELCFETTPEQKDRHFAEFENRTFITPQFLPTKKPERLEDIEAMLSEKNVQYHVRYQYPMLHYGLIQSFIVQSFILPDKSIAKENNLWRYGIYLRSDSQRAFVEAHLDDNSITVKVSEEGKPLLDAIQNLLEKLQDGKGTVSVSVDGKYFVDLEKVMNYPSEEGFIEAQNHPNQFIYIKDLQIFKNRDKELPFGRGEKSRMEEKIVPYMDLPDNITRHQIEYWIQHYPQKAYAILKQMLTEEQLEELGLSQKGQDESSDIHINIVEKIATDENLQKRTKTSEKPLKEKKRVLFICSSPKGKNSLDFGKELKILKTSLKSADNRDEFEEIKVETKVEFDNLIRLLRTHQPNYLHLMMHGSKRNGFYFEDEAGEEDAVSSEDFAATLKLYCRKYQIDYLLLSACNSHNHAVSALPYIQKGVVGTKDFISEYAANLYAEKLYELVFDGEDFDFAHETALRALGRKAKKEIQQNVSEDQRLYTSADQKLPTSEVITLLTNKNKQP, from the coding sequence ATGACACACGAACAACTACTCAAACAGTTATTTGGAGAAGATACAACTTTCAAACAACAAGCAAATCTACAAGACCTTAGAGGAGAACACCATCCTCAGAGTTATGTCTGCAACGATGCGGGAGAAATCATTGGTTTGATTGCGAGAGAATTGGAGGGACTAATCAATATTGAATTGGAGGATGCGTTTTATGAATTGCAATACCTCAATTTGAGCGATAATCCAAGCTTGCAGACCGTCCAAATAAAAACATCCTTGCCACATCTAATCCATTTGGATTGTAGCGATAGTCGGCTGAAAAAGCTATCCTTAGCGACCAATTTTGAATCCCTTCAAACGCTGGATGTCAGTCGCAATCAATTGGAGAAAATCACTTTCAAAGGAAATTTTCCAAAGTTGGAGCTGATAGACCTGAGTGGAAATCAATTGCAGCAGTTCACCGCACCTTCAGGAACAACCAAACTCCAACACCTGTATTTGAACAACAATCAATTTACTAGTTTTCATCTCCAAAAACCACTGCCACATCTGATTACATTGGGCTTGAAAAACAACCAATTTACAAACGTTCCACTTGATTTTCTAAAACCCTTTCCTTCCATCGAAAGTCTGCATTTGTACGGCAATCAACTACCGCCTGCTCTGCAAGGGAATATTGAAAGTAGTGAGTACAAGAATAATTTGGCGTTCATACAGCGATACTTTCGAGAGATGGGCGGCAATCCACAACAAGACAACGAGTGCAAAGTCTTGCTCTTAGGCAATGGAAATGTAGGCAAAACCACCTTTGCAGAAAGACTTATATACAACCGCTTCAAAGAAGTGAGGGAGACTACCCATGCTATTGATGTCAAATTAGACCCTTATTTATTTGACGGTAATCAACTGAATATATGGGATTTTGGAGGGCAGGATATTTACCATGCCACACACCGCCTGTTTATGCAGTCCAATGCCATTTACCTCCTATTTTGGGATATGGTCACAGAGGACAAACCCCAAGACGAGCGAAAAGAAGGCGGTGAAATTCGCTGTTACGACAATCACTCCAAATCCTATTGGTTGCATTATGCCAATCTTCTTGGAAAGGAAAGTCCTGTGGTATTGATACAAACCAAAACCGAAAAGAAAGGACATCAATTTCACTATCCACAAGCCGAATATGATGAATTTCACCATTTGTTCCCCTACTTTGATGCACTGGACTTCAAAGCCAGTATAGAGGATTGGAACAAAAATGGACTGAACAAAATACTGGCATCTATCAAAGCTGCGATAGAATACACCAAAGGAAAAGCAAAGATTCCCGAAGCTTACTACAAGCTGAGAAAAGCCATCAGAGAGCGACAGAAAAACGACGAAAAGTATCTGAGCATTGAAGACTATCTAAAAGATGTCAAAAAAATCAACAGTGAAGTAGCAGCCCCCATTGAAGACCCAATGGATGTATTAGAGAATTGGTTGAGCAAAACGGGAGTGGTACTTTTCAAAAAGGGCTTGTTTCACAACCGAATCATCCTCAACCAATCAGAAGTCATTGAAGCGGTTTATACTTTGTTTAAACCAGGCACAGAATTTTACAAAGACATTCAGGCGAAAGATGGACAATTTTCGGGCAAAGATTTAGAGAAAGCATGGAAAAAGGAGCATCCCGATAGAGCAGAGCAAGATTTGCTCCTCAGTTTGATGCTCACCTGCGAACTGTGCTTTGAAACCACACCCGAACAAAAAGACCGACATTTTGCCGAATTTGAAAACCGTACTTTCATCACTCCTCAATTTCTGCCTACCAAGAAGCCAGAACGATTGGAGGACATTGAAGCCATGTTGAGCGAAAAAAACGTTCAGTACCATGTTCGCTACCAATATCCGATGTTGCACTATGGTTTGATACAAAGTTTCATTGTGCAAAGTTTCATTCTTCCCGACAAGTCCATCGCAAAAGAAAACAATCTTTGGAGGTATGGAATCTATCTAAGGAGTGACAGTCAAAGAGCATTTGTAGAAGCCCATTTGGACGATAACAGCATCACCGTAAAAGTATCGGAAGAAGGAAAACCTCTTTTGGATGCCATCCAAAACCTGCTCGAAAAATTGCAGGATGGGAAAGGAACAGTGAGTGTGAGTGTGGATGGGAAATATTTTGTGGACTTAGAAAAAGTGATGAATTATCCCAGTGAAGAAGGCTTTATTGAAGCACAAAATCATCCCAATCAATTTATCTATATCAAAGACCTTCAAATCTTCAAAAACAGAGACAAAGAACTTCCATTTGGACGAGGTGAAAAAAGCCGTATGGAGGAAAAAATTGTTCCTTATATGGACTTACCCGACAACATCACCCGACATCAGATAGAATATTGGATACAGCATTACCCCCAAAAAGCCTATGCCATACTCAAGCAGATGTTAACAGAAGAACAACTTGAAGAATTAGGTTTAAGTCAAAAAGGACAGGATGAGTCATCAGACATCCATATAAACATCGTAGAGAAAATTGCAACAGACGAAAATCTCCAAAAGCGAACAAAAACCTCTGAGAAACCGCTAAAAGAGAAAAAGCGGGTTTTGTTCATCTGTTCGAGTCCAAAGGGTAAAAATTCTCTTGATTTTGGAAAAGAGTTGAAAATCCTCAAAACTTCCTTGAAAAGTGCAGATAATCGGGATGAATTTGAGGAAATCAAAGTAGAAACCAAAGTCGAGTTTGACAATCTGATACGGCTTTTGCGAACCCATCAACCCAACTATTTGCATTTGATGATGCACGGCTCGAAAAGAAATGGGTTCTACTTTGAAGATGAAGCAGGAGAGGAAGATGCCGTTTCCAGTGAAGATTTTGCAGCTACCCTAAAACTGTATTGTCGAAAATACCAAATAGATTATTTGTTGTTGAGTGCTTGCAATTCCCACAACCATGCAGTATCAGCCCTTCCATACATTCAAAAAGGAGTAGTAGGAACGAAAGACTTTATTTCAGAATATGCAGCCAATTTGTATGCTGAGAAACTCTATGAATTGGTTTTTGACGGAGAAGATTTTGACTTTGCCCACGAAACTGCTTTAAGGGCTTTAGGGCGGAAAGCAAAGAAAGAAATACAACAGAACGTTTCAGAAGACCAACGCTTATATACTTCTGCCGACCAAAAACTTCCTACATCCGAAGTCATCACATTACTCACCAATAAAAACAAACAACCATGA
- a CDS encoding SUMF1/EgtB/PvdO family nonheme iron enzyme, translating to MTTTTIPIVTKTFHANGIPIEMVHIEAGSYEMGYGEEKSPITITFKEDYHIAQYPVTNELWKAVMGEANEHSAFTGSKHPVERVSWDDICEKGGFLDTLNALPAIAERNAATGKRFRLPTESQWEYAARGGKYWEQYPYQYAGSNHLKEVAWYDKNSHGSTQPVGLKMPNVLGLYDMSGNVFEWCEDIYNNDRSKIPTDGTACQDGDANRRLVRGGSWLNLGDGCRVAYRFGSYHDIRDNYLGCRLSWY from the coding sequence ATGACCACAACAACAATCCCCATCGTCACCAAAACCTTCCACGCCAACGGCATCCCCATCGAAATGGTACACATCGAAGCGGGTAGCTACGAAATGGGCTATGGAGAGGAAAAAAGCCCCATCACGATTACCTTCAAAGAGGACTACCACATCGCCCAATATCCCGTCACGAACGAACTATGGAAAGCGGTGATGGGCGAAGCGAATGAACACAGTGCTTTTACAGGGTCAAAACATCCCGTAGAGCGAGTGAGTTGGGATGATATATGCGAAAAGGGAGGGTTCTTGGACACACTCAATGCCCTTCCTGCAATAGCGGAGCGCAACGCTGCCACAGGCAAACGCTTTCGCCTACCGACCGAAAGCCAATGGGAGTATGCGGCAAGAGGGGGTAAATATTGGGAACAATACCCCTATCAATATGCAGGGAGCAACCATTTGAAGGAAGTGGCTTGGTATGATAAAAACAGTCATGGCTCAACTCAGCCAGTGGGTTTAAAAATGCCGAATGTTTTGGGCTTGTACGATATGAGTGGGAATGTATTTGAATGGTGTGAGGACATTTACAATAACGACCGCAGTAAAATTCCGACAGATGGAACGGCTTGTCAGGATGGGGACGCTAACCGCCGCTTGGTTCGTGGCGGGTCTTGGCTCAACCTTGGCGACGGCTGCCGTGTGGCTTACCGCTTCGGGAGCTACCACGACATTCGGGACAACTACCTCGGATGTCGTTTATCCTGGTACTAA
- a CDS encoding SUMF1/EgtB/PvdO family nonheme iron enzyme, which translates to MTTTTIPIVTKTFHANGIPIEMVHIEAGSYQMGYGQYDDPIPITFKEDYHIAQYPVTNELWKAVMGEANEHSAFTGSKHPVERVSWDDICEKEGFLDTLNALPAIAERNAASGKRFRLPTESQWEYAARGGKYWQQYPYRYAGSNHLKEVGWYDKNSHNSTQPVGIKMPNVLGLYDMSGNVWEWCEDIWNDDRSKIPMDGTACKLEDERYKNRRLVRGGSWDYIDDFCRVAFRYWSFHYNRYISLGCRFSWY; encoded by the coding sequence ATGACAACCACAACAATCCCCATCGTCACCAAAACCTTCCACGCCAACGGCATCCCCATCGAAATGGTACACATCGAAGCGGGCAGCTACCAAATGGGCTATGGTCAATATGACGACCCAATTCCCATTACCTTCAAAGAAGACTACCACATCGCCCAATATCCCGTCACGAACGAACTATGGAAAGCGGTGATGGGCGAAGCGAATGAACACAGTGCTTTTACAGGGTCAAAACATCCCGTAGAGCGAGTGAGTTGGGATGATATATGCGAAAAGGAAGGGTTCTTGGACACACTCAATGCCCTTCCTGCAATAGCGGAGCGCAATGCCGCTTCAGGCAAACGCTTTCGCCTACCGACCGAAAGCCAATGGGAGTATGCGGCACGAGGGGGTAAATATTGGCAGCAATATCCCTATCGCTATGCAGGGAGCAACCACCTAAAAGAAGTGGGTTGGTATGACAAAAACAGCCACAATTCTACTCAGCCAGTAGGTATAAAAATGCCGAATGTTTTGGGCTTGTACGACATGAGTGGCAATGTATGGGAATGGTGTGAGGATATTTGGAATGATGACCGTAGTAAAATTCCGATGGATGGAACAGCTTGTAAGTTGGAGGATGAACGTTACAAAAATCGCCGCTTGGTTCGTGGCGGGTCTTGGGACTACATTGACGACTTCTGCCGTGTGGCTTTCCGCTACTGGAGCTTCCACTACAATCGCTACATCAGCCTCGGATGTCGTTTCTCCTGGTACTAA
- a CDS encoding cob(I)yrinic acid a,c-diamide adenosyltransferase, producing MKIYTKTGDDGTTMLFGGGRVPKHHLRIEAYGTVDELNSYIGLVRDQAISEHHRQILKQIQDALFTIGANLATNPEKNKVKTPDITEEDIALLEREMDAMDEVLPALKNFILPGGHTTVSFCHLARCVCRRSERLCVALAEQSPVAAILVQYLNRLSDYLFVLARKIGAELGAEEIVWK from the coding sequence ATGAAAATTTATACAAAAACAGGAGATGACGGAACGACTATGTTGTTTGGCGGAGGAAGAGTTCCCAAACACCATTTACGCATTGAAGCTTATGGCACCGTAGATGAATTGAACTCTTATATTGGTTTGGTTAGAGACCAAGCGATTTCTGAGCATCACCGCCAAATATTGAAGCAAATACAAGATGCCTTGTTTACGATTGGTGCAAATTTGGCTACAAATCCCGAAAAAAATAAAGTCAAAACGCCCGATATTACAGAGGAGGACATAGCTTTGTTAGAGAGGGAAATGGATGCGATGGATGAGGTGCTTCCAGCATTGAAAAACTTCATCTTACCAGGCGGACATACTACTGTTTCCTTTTGTCACCTAGCGCGTTGTGTTTGCAGAAGAAGCGAGCGTTTGTGTGTAGCATTGGCGGAACAATCACCTGTTGCAGCGATTCTTGTTCAATACCTCAACCGTCTTTCGGATTACTTGTTTGTATTGGCTCGAAAAATTGGGGCAGAATTGGGAGCAGAAGAAATTGTTTGGAAATAG
- the queA gene encoding tRNA preQ1(34) S-adenosylmethionine ribosyltransferase-isomerase QueA, producing MKLSAFNFDLPEKLIAKEPTEYRDGSKLMVVHKDTGEIEHRHFRDIVEYFGEDDAFILNNTKVFPARLFGRKEKTGAKIEVFLLRELNTEVRLWDVLVDPARKIRVGNKLYFGDDDMLVAEVVDNTTSRGRTIRFLFDGTNEEFRKILKSLGQTPLPKYIKREPTALDDERYQTIYAREEGAVAAPTAGLHFSQEVMTRLEIKGVHFAEVTLHIGLGTFRSIEVEDLSKHKMDAEYFRIGPEAVEVVNKAKKLNKRVCAVGTTTMRTIESSVSAESLLKTSEGWTNLFIYPPHKFHIADSMITNFHLPKSSLIIMVSAFLGYDRTIKVYKEAIKHGYRFYTYGDAMLII from the coding sequence ATGAAACTATCTGCTTTTAACTTCGATTTACCAGAGAAGTTAATAGCAAAAGAACCGACAGAGTACCGTGATGGCTCAAAATTAATGGTTGTTCACAAGGATACGGGAGAAATAGAGCATCGACATTTTAGAGATATTGTTGAATATTTTGGAGAAGACGATGCATTTATATTGAACAATACAAAAGTATTTCCAGCTCGTCTGTTTGGAAGAAAAGAAAAAACAGGAGCAAAGATAGAAGTATTTTTGTTGAGGGAGTTGAACACAGAAGTTCGCCTTTGGGACGTATTGGTCGACCCTGCTCGAAAAATAAGAGTAGGCAATAAATTGTATTTCGGCGATGACGATATGTTAGTGGCGGAAGTAGTAGATAATACAACTTCAAGAGGACGTACCATTCGTTTCCTATTTGATGGCACCAATGAAGAATTTAGAAAAATTCTTAAAAGCCTTGGGCAAACACCACTTCCTAAGTACATTAAGCGAGAACCTACGGCATTAGATGATGAGCGTTATCAAACGATTTATGCTAGAGAGGAAGGCGCAGTTGCTGCACCTACAGCTGGTTTGCATTTCAGTCAAGAGGTGATGACTCGACTTGAAATCAAGGGAGTACATTTTGCAGAAGTAACCTTACACATTGGTTTAGGTACTTTTAGAAGTATTGAAGTGGAAGATTTATCGAAGCACAAAATGGATGCGGAATATTTCAGAATAGGGCCTGAAGCCGTTGAAGTTGTGAACAAAGCAAAAAAACTCAACAAGCGAGTTTGTGCAGTTGGAACAACGACCATGCGAACCATAGAATCTTCTGTATCAGCAGAAAGCTTGTTGAAAACTTCTGAAGGATGGACAAATTTGTTTATTTACCCGCCTCATAAATTCCATATTGCAGACTCTATGATTACCAACTTTCATTTGCCAAAGTCTAGTCTTATCATCATGGTTTCTGCCTTTTTGGGTTATGACAGAACTATAAAAGTTTACAAAGAAGCCATCAAACATGGTTATCGCTTTTACACTTATGGCGATGCGATGTTGATTATTTGA
- a CDS encoding ABC transporter permease produces the protein MLTVIRIFIEGIRLALQELWASKMRSFLSTLGITIGIFCVVSVLMVVDSVERNVKGSFEKLGDDIVYIMREPWDENPAENWWKYIRRPFPNYNEFKAIQEKVIGAEATAIRIVIQGKDIKYKNNTLENVVMVAGSHEFGDIFNMEFERGRYFSMLESQLGNNKVIVGHTIAQELFPNIDDPTGKEVKIMGRKLSIVGVLKEEGKSLLGDGMDEVAILPYNYMRRYIDINSKRVTPAICVKAKEGVPTLQLKEEIRGVLRAKRRLKPKEDDDFAMNQMSILLGFIDNIFNYINGAGWLIGIFSILVGGFGIANIMFVSVKERTGIIGIKKSLGAKNHYILFEFLVEAICLCLVGGLAGLLLVYGLAAIGNAVTDSFELVVSSQNIGIALGLSLGIGVVSGLIPAIKASLMNPVEAIRQNF, from the coding sequence ATGCTTACGGTCATTAGAATTTTTATTGAAGGTATTCGCTTAGCCTTACAAGAATTGTGGGCGAGCAAAATGCGCTCCTTTTTATCTACATTGGGGATTACTATTGGTATTTTTTGTGTCGTTTCTGTCTTGATGGTCGTAGATAGTGTAGAACGCAATGTCAAAGGCTCTTTTGAAAAATTGGGTGATGACATTGTTTATATCATGCGTGAACCTTGGGACGAAAATCCTGCCGAAAATTGGTGGAAATACATTCGCCGCCCTTTCCCAAACTACAACGAATTCAAAGCTATACAAGAAAAAGTAATTGGAGCTGAAGCAACCGCCATTCGGATTGTCATTCAGGGCAAGGACATCAAATACAAAAACAATACGCTCGAAAATGTGGTCATGGTGGCAGGTTCTCACGAATTTGGAGATATTTTCAATATGGAGTTTGAGAGAGGACGGTATTTTTCAATGTTAGAATCACAACTCGGCAACAATAAGGTGATTGTCGGTCACACCATTGCCCAAGAACTGTTTCCCAATATAGACGACCCTACTGGCAAAGAGGTGAAAATAATGGGTCGAAAACTTTCCATTGTCGGCGTATTGAAGGAAGAAGGCAAAAGTTTGTTGGGGGATGGGATGGACGAAGTAGCGATTTTACCCTACAATTATATGCGTCGATACATTGACATCAATAGCAAAAGAGTGACTCCTGCTATTTGTGTGAAAGCAAAAGAGGGCGTTCCTACCCTGCAATTGAAGGAGGAAATTAGAGGTGTACTGCGGGCTAAAAGGCGTTTGAAGCCCAAAGAGGACGACGATTTTGCGATGAACCAAATGAGTATTTTGCTCGGTTTTATTGACAATATTTTCAACTACATCAACGGTGCTGGCTGGCTCATAGGTATTTTCTCTATTCTCGTGGGTGGCTTTGGCATTGCCAACATCATGTTTGTATCGGTCAAAGAACGCACAGGCATCATCGGCATCAAAAAATCATTGGGTGCTAAAAACCACTATATTTTGTTTGAATTTTTGGTGGAAGCCATTTGCCTCTGTTTGGTAGGAGGATTGGCAGGACTACTTTTGGTCTATGGATTGGCTGCAATAGGAAATGCAGTTACAGACTCTTTCGAGTTGGTTGTCAGTTCTCAAAACATTGGTATTGCATTGGGTCTTTCACTCGGTATTGGTGTCGTGTCTGGACTGATTCCTGCCATTAAAGCATCTCTCATGAATCCCGTTGAAGCCATTCGACAAAACTTTTAG